The window CTGAATTCAGGTCTATATGCCGCTTCTCGTATGATCTTCGCGCTCACACGCAATGGCGATGCGCCACAGGCACTGGCCAGCGTATCAGAAAACGGCGTGCCCATTCGAGCCATTATTTTTTCCACGCTGTTCGGCTACGCCGCCATCGTCGTGTCGTACTACTCGCCTGACGGCATCTTCCCGTTTCTGGTGGAGTCTTACGGCACGGTGGCGCTGGTGGTCTATATTCTGATTGCCATCTCGCACATCCGGTTGCGCCGCAGAATGGAACAGAACTGCCCCGAAAGAATCCGGGTTCGCATGTGGTGCTTCCCTTATCTGAGCTATCTGGCCATTGCGGGTATGCTCAGCATCCTGGGCGCCATGGCCTTTTTACCTGAGCAGAAAAAGGCGTTCTGGTTCGGGCTGATCAGCCTGATCATTTGCGCACTTGGTTTTCTGCTATCCAGATTCTGGCGCAAACAAAAGACATTTGAACCCGTCGTCACCCGCCGGGTACTGGAACGCTAATGCATACCGGGATCATGCACGGGGCCGCTACCAGGTGATGCCTTGCTTGATCCCAGGTCTCTTCTGAACCGCGGTCTTTACTTTTACTTATGCAGACCGGGTGCAGGTTTGGGAAACGGCGTTGTTAAATAACCAATCCTTGCAGATGGCAGACAGCGGCATGCGATCATTTTGTCTGACCCGCAACATATTGACCTGCCTTACTTCAATCTCACAAACCGCTCCATTGCGGCCGGTCATGGCATCCCGAAAATACCGGTGATGCAGCGGGCCGCTTAGCCACAACGCATCTCCCTGGCGCATGGACCAGGCCACCTGTTCCGCCAGAATGCCATACAACACAGCATTATGCTGTTCCTTACACAGGGTTATTTCATTTGTGTATTGATCTCGTTGCTCACTGCAGGTTTCAACTGCGATGCGCAACACAGCCAGGCCATCCGGAAAATAGCGCAGGCATGGATCGGCGACCAGGTCAC of the Advenella mimigardefordensis DPN7 genome contains:
- a CDS encoding single-stranded DNA-binding protein, translating into MRQYLNEMTVQGDLVADPCLRYFPDGLAVLRIAVETCSEQRDQYTNEITLCKEQHNAVLYGILAEQVAWSMRQGDALWLSGPLHHRYFRDAMTGRNGAVCEIEVRQVNMLRVRQNDRMPLSAICKDWLFNNAVSQTCTRSA